One Serratia liquefaciens genomic window, CACCACAACAGAAATGATTGAGCCCTCTCAGTTTACCTGCGCTCTCGCAACTCGATGTTGAACGTTGCTACGGGGGTAAACGGAAAGGGCTCCGGAGGCATTACATCCTCGGTGCCGCCATCGGCTGGCGACGAGTGAGCCGATTAACGGCTACGGAAGACAATGCGGCCTTTGCTCAGGTCGTACGGGGTCAGCTCTACAGTGACTTTGTCGCCCGTCAGGATGCGGATGTAGTTCTTACGCATTTTACCGGAGATATGTGCGGTTACCACGTGCCCGTTTTCCAATTCAACGCGGAAC contains:
- the infA gene encoding translation initiation factor IF-1, whose product is MAKEDNIEMQGTVLDTLPNTMFRVELENGHVVTAHISGKMRKNYIRILTGDKVTVELTPYDLSKGRIVFRSR